One bacterium genomic region harbors:
- a CDS encoding right-handed parallel beta-helix repeat-containing protein, which yields MNRIAFLNLLLMLCTTLAAREYHVSVRGSDANEGSPARPLKTIQAAALRALPGDTITVHAGTYRERVNPVRGGESDHRRIVYRAAPGETVHLKGSEIVSEWTRVKGGVWKKILANSFFGDYNPYKDLIYGDWFSDHGRPHHTGEVFLNGKSLYEVESLDKVMNPAPLADAQDQEGSTYVWYCTSDDAQTTLWVNFHRHQPNKELVEITTRPCCFYPEKTGIHYLTIRGFHMSQAATQWAPPTAEQPGLIGANWSKGWIIEHNVISNSKCSGITLGKDRSTGQNAWLADPSKDGSQHYNETIFKALRAGWNRENIGSHIVRNNTIYNCEQTGLCGSLGAVFSQIYGNHIYNIWTKRQFGGAELAGIKIHASIDVVIRNNRIHNTCRGLWMDWMAQGTQILANLLYDNYSEDLFLEVNHGPYLVCNNMMLSPRAIFNMSQGGAFVHNLITGRIFVRPEPNRFTPYHFPHSTDVAGLITILNGDDRYFNNLFASDSSCDKKVLAPNRQTPAHFLKYTFGLQQYATAQWPVRTASNLYLNGYQPYGQETNSVMNSSLNPAIRLEDKGEEVYLHLSTDSSFQKIKTQLVTSILLGRAKMADAAWENPDGSSLTIDWDYFAKPRSSTSPRVGPFENVVLGEQTIRIW from the coding sequence ATGAACAGAATAGCATTCCTGAACCTGCTGCTGATGCTGTGCACAACGCTGGCAGCCAGGGAGTATCATGTGTCGGTCCGGGGTTCTGACGCGAACGAGGGTTCGCCGGCGAGGCCGTTAAAAACCATCCAGGCTGCGGCACTCCGCGCCCTGCCGGGCGACACCATCACCGTGCACGCCGGGACCTATCGAGAACGGGTGAATCCCGTGCGCGGCGGCGAATCCGACCACCGGCGCATCGTCTACCGGGCTGCTCCAGGAGAGACGGTGCATCTCAAGGGCTCAGAGATCGTCAGCGAATGGACCAGGGTCAAAGGCGGCGTGTGGAAAAAGATCCTGGCTAATTCATTTTTCGGCGATTATAATCCCTACAAAGATTTAATTTACGGTGACTGGTTCAGCGACCATGGAAGACCCCATCACACCGGCGAGGTCTTTTTGAACGGCAAATCGTTGTATGAGGTGGAATCGCTGGACAAGGTGATGAATCCGGCGCCGCTGGCGGACGCCCAGGACCAGGAAGGCTCCACCTATGTCTGGTACTGCACGAGCGACGACGCGCAGACCACCCTCTGGGTCAATTTTCACCGTCATCAGCCGAACAAAGAGCTGGTGGAGATCACGACACGGCCCTGTTGCTTTTACCCGGAAAAGACCGGCATCCATTACCTGACCATTCGCGGATTTCACATGAGCCAGGCGGCGACACAGTGGGCGCCGCCGACCGCAGAGCAGCCTGGATTGATCGGCGCCAACTGGAGCAAGGGCTGGATTATCGAGCACAACGTCATCAGCAACAGCAAGTGTTCCGGCATCACTCTGGGAAAGGACCGCAGCACCGGCCAGAACGCCTGGCTGGCGGATCCGAGCAAAGACGGCTCGCAGCATTATAACGAGACGATTTTCAAAGCGCTCAGGGCCGGATGGAACCGGGAGAATATCGGTTCACACATCGTTCGGAACAACACGATTTACAACTGCGAGCAGACCGGCCTATGCGGAAGTCTGGGCGCGGTGTTCAGTCAAATCTACGGCAATCACATCTACAACATTTGGACCAAACGTCAATTCGGCGGCGCTGAGCTGGCCGGCATCAAGATCCACGCCTCCATCGACGTGGTCATCCGCAACAACCGCATTCACAACACCTGCCGCGGGCTGTGGATGGACTGGATGGCGCAGGGCACCCAAATTTTGGCGAATTTACTCTATGATAATTACAGCGAGGACCTGTTCCTGGAAGTGAACCACGGTCCCTATCTGGTATGCAACAACATGATGCTGTCGCCGCGCGCTATTTTCAACATGTCTCAGGGAGGCGCGTTTGTGCACAACCTCATCACCGGCCGCATCTTTGTCCGGCCCGAACCGAACCGATTCACCCCTTATCATTTCCCCCACTCTACCGACGTGGCCGGACTGATAACGATCCTCAACGGCGATGACCGCTATTTCAACAACCTTTTTGCGTCGGACAGCTCGTGCGATAAAAAAGTTCTGGCTCCCAACAGGCAGACGCCCGCTCATTTCTTAAAATACACGTTCGGATTGCAGCAGTACGCAACCGCCCAATGGCCGGTGAGAACGGCTTCCAATCTTTATCTCAATGGCTATCAACCCTACGGCCAGGAGACGAACAGCGTGATGAACAGTTCCCTGAATCCGGCCATTCGATTGGAGGACAAGGGCGAAGAGGTGTATCTGCACCTCAGCACTGATTCATCCTTCCAAAAAATAAAAACACAGCTGGTGACGAGCATACTGCTCGGCAGAGCCAAAATGGCGGATGCCGCCTGGGAGAATCCCGACGGCAGCAGCCTGACCATTGACTGGGATTATTTCGCCAAGCCGCGTTCGTCCACATCGCCGCGGGTCGGACCGTTTGAAAATGTGGTCCTGGGAGAACAGACGATAAGGATCTGGTAG